The genomic stretch CCATTCCCAGACCCATTGGTACCTGCGCACCAACGATCCCATGACCTCCCATGAAATTCTTCTCTTTATCAAAAATGTGCATAGAGCCACCTTTTCCTTTGGTAGTCCCGGTAGCTTTACCGAAAAGCTCTGCCATCACAGCTCCCGGATCGGTACCCAGTCCCAGTGGATGTGCGTGACAACGGTAAGCCGTAATCCACTTATCATCTTTAGTCAATGCTGAAATCGCTCCGGAGGCACATGCTTCCTGGCCTATGTATAAGTGACAGAATCCTCTTATTTTTTGTTGTCCGTAAAGCTGCCCCGCTTTTTCCTCAAACCTCCTCATTAAGAGCATGCTCTCGTACCAGAAGGTATAAGTTTCCTTTGAATATTTTACTTTAGACTTAGTTGCTGCAGTTTTCTTTGCCATATCGTAATGATGAAAATATGCTAATTTTAGGATCCAAATATAATCAACCCGTCCTAAATAACAGGCTCCCTACGAAATAATTACCCAATCTCATGCATCTGAAGTCTCTCGAACTCCTACAATTCAAAAATCATGAGAAGACCCGAATCCAATTTTCCCCGGAAATCAATTGTTTTGTAGGATTAAATGGAAGCGGTAAAACCAACATACTTGACGGGATTCATTACCTATCTCTTACCAAAAGTGCCGTGCAGTCCAGCGACAGCTTAAATGTCCAGCATCAAAAAGATTTTTTTGCGATCAAAGGGCAATTTGAATTAGCTGAAAAAAAACAGCTGGAGGTGAGATGTACCGTAGAACTGGGCAGGAAGAAGCAAATCTACCAAAACGGAAAAGCATTGGCCAAAACATCAGAGCATGTGGGACTCATTCCGCTGGTCTTGGTTGCTCCAGATGACACCGAACTGATCAAGGGAGGAAGCGAGGGAAGGAGAAAGTTTTTCGATGGCTTGATCTCCCAGCTGGATCATGCCTATCTGGATCAGCTGATCAGGTACCACCACTTTTTAAAACAGCGGAATGCCCTTCTCAAAAAGTTCGCGGAAACAGGGCGACGTGACCTGACACTGTTGGATAAGTACGACACTGAATTAATTGAGCTTAGTAAAGAGCTTGCGGTCAGAAGAAATGAACTCTTAAGAGATATGGCTCCTCTGTTACAAAGCCATTATTCGGAGATTTCCCAAGGTCAGGAATTAGTAAGCGTACAGTATGAAACTGAAGCGCTCCGGGAGGATTTTACGGAGTATTTTAAAAGCCTCCGGAAAAAAGACCTGATAACCAAAAACAGCAATGCGGGCATCCACAAGGATGATTTTGGCTTTATGATCGGAGAGCACCCTATCCGGAAGATCGGTAGCCAAGGGCAGCAGAAGTCGTATATCATTGCACTTAAGCTGTCTCAATTTCAGATATTTGAGAATGAGAAAGGTGAAAAGCCAGTATTGCTTCTTGACGATATTTTTGACAAACTGGACGATCTGCGCATTGCCCAGCTGATGAAGCTGATCTCCCAGCACACTTTTGGGCAGATTTTTTTGACAGATGCCAGACCGGAACGATCGAAGAAAATTCTAAGTGAACTGGGCTCCGAAGTGTTCTTTTTCCCTATCCAAGGCGGAACTGTGACTTCTGAGACATAAAAAAACGCATCTACCTGATGGCAAATGCGTCCTATATCGGAAGATCAAAACTGATTACTTCGCTGCTTCTTCTTGAAGATGCTGCTTGTAAGCCGCTTTGATTACTTGTGCTCTTCTCTTCACAGAAGGCTTAGTGAAAGCTTGTCTCGCACGAAGTTCACGGACTGCACCAGTCTTGTCAAACTTCTTTTTGAAACGCTTTAGCGCTTTCTCGATTGATTCGTTCTCTTTTACGTTAACTATGATCATATCTATACACCCCCTTTCGTGGCTGCAAAGGTAGAGAATATTTTCACAGATCAACATTAAAATTTCAAATTTGTGCTAAACGTCCTCTGATTTCTTTTAACGGACAAAATTGTTTTACCCATTTTAGAGGGATTTTATCCGAACAAACCTTTTACAATCCGTGAATAAGGCGTTCAGACCAATCGTCGTAAATACTAGTTAGAAACTGAGAATTTCTTAGGTACTTGTTTAAAGCAAGTTATTTTTTACAAAATCTTCTTCCCATGAAAATCTTCGGTAACAATCCCAGCATCTTCTGGATCTGGCTAATTTTTAACTTTGGCTGCAACCACACTCCCTCTGATCAAATAGAATTTTCCATATCCAATGGAGTGCTAAACAATATGGATTTCGCTTCTCTGGGAATCCAAACAGGACAACAGCTTCCCGACATCTCATTTTACAACTTGGGCGGTAAAAAAATTAAGTTACCTGACCATAACCCAAAACTATTCGTATCAGGCAGCTATACTTGCGATGTTACACGAGGAAAATTGCAAGCTATTGACTCACTCTACACAAAATATAAAGGCAAAGTGGATGTCTATCTGGTAAACACACTAGAGGCTCACCCACAGAATTCACACAGTCCTTATTCCCTTGATGAAGAACCCTGGCTAGCTGCAGAGAACATCACGGATGGTATAACCGCAGAGCAACCCACTACCATCGAGGAGCGAATAGACCTGGCTGACAAATGGATCCGGGAGACAGGCGTTCAAACACCTGTAATTTTAGATGGCCCTAAAAACGAGTTCTGGAATCAGATAGGCCAAGCTCCTAATATGGCTATCCTGGTTTCGACAGATGGTGAGGTAATCCTGAAGCAGCCTTGGTTTGAGAAGGATGAAATGGAAAAGGCAATGGAATACCAATTCCAACATTTAGATGCAGATTAGCATTATGTCCTTGAAAAAGACATTACTGTTTTGGAGATATTGCCGGATGGATCCTTCGGGTCTTACTGATAATTGAGAGTAATTAGCTTCAATTGGGTATGCTGTATCATACCAGTAATATATCGAAAGCTATCTTTTTTTGAATGATTAACCCGATATTAATATGATCGGCTTTTCAGCAAGTGTAGGCTTATTGACGACAATAGCTCTTTATCCATGCATCGGGAAATCCCAAAGCCTGGATTCTTAATCTAGTCCTAAATAGGCTTTCTCAAAAATTCTAAAATTATCATAATGAGCAGAGCAGAAGTCCATTTACTTACAATAAATCACCTTTCGACTGCGCTCAATATGAAATAAACCAGCTATTAGCCTTCCATTTTTTTGACTAGTTCCCGAATTGGCTAATTGGCCACGGGCTGATATTCCATCCAATCCACCTCTAGCTCAAACGGAAATGCGGGCTTCTCCAGGGATTTTGGATTACCCTCCACAGCCCAATCCTGCGTATGCCAGAAGTTCATCCTATATTTTGACGCATGCTGGGGGATACCAAGCTTTGATCCCTGATAATCCCACAGCACCACAGTATCGGCAGTCTCAGTGTGAAGCATCCACCACCTTAACCTATCGCTTTCCCAATCAAACCCATAGGTATAAAATTGAGCTGAAGCATCGTAATTCTCGATTGCTGGAATCGTTTCAGGCATATTTTGCATTCCTTCCAGAGCGGTAGGTTTACCATCGTAATTGATCTTCGAGATAGTCTCCAGGATTTTACCTTCGGCAAGATTGATGATTCTTCCTATGCGCTGCAGCTTGCCGTGCTCGCCCGTCCAGGTTCCCACGTAGATGATTCTGGGATCAGCGATCAGCCACTCAAAGTCAATCTCACTTAGACCTTCTTTGTCATCCTCATGGTACGTAAAATATCCCACTACAGCACCTACATCCGGTTGACGATCCTGTACAGCCGGTATTTTGAGGCGGGTAGAGTAGGAACCAAAATGCGTGAATTTCTTAGAAATGATTTCAGGCCCCTTCCCAGGTCCGGCTTCTTCCTCAGGATTTAGCCTGAACGCCAGAATAGTTGTATTGGGTTCCGTGGGGGATTGCATCCCCATTTGATATTTAAAGTCAGCGGAAGTACCTGTAGATCCATAGCGGAAGTATCGGGATTTGGCTTTTTTGAAATCCTCACGAAAGGATTTGTGCTGCTTTTGGGCATCGCGCTCTACTATACTGGTCAGGGCAAAAAAAAGAAGGATGAACAGAAATTTCATTGTCCGAAGTTAGTATAAAGTAATGACTATTATGGGTTATAATAAGCATAGAGCTTTAGGAGCAAAAACATTCAAACTAACTATTTACCCCCCCATTGAAATCAACCGTTTATAAAATCGCAGAAATAGAAATTTGCAATTTCCATATGGCCTTTATAGTTTGAACTAAGCTAGCTTTTTAATTATCTTTTAACTAAAACAAACTAATCATGAAAAAAATGATGATTTTAACCCTTGCCGTACTGGGTATGGTGTTGGGTAGTTTTGCGGTGGTCCAGCCGGTGATTGCGGCAGGACCTTGTGAAAATCTCGGGACAGACCAATGGGGGTGCACAAATTTCTTATGCCCAAGTGGCTGTGTTTTCTATGTATGCACTGACCCCGAAACTGGAGAGGAAGCGGCAAGTGAAACTTGTCCTTAAAATCAAGTGAATGATACAGCGCTGTATATTTACACTATATATTATACTCCAAATGCAGGCATGCAAACCTGTTGACGAACAGTCTGTGCATACTTTAAAATTCTCTGAATTGGTGTTTATCGATTCTATCAAAATAGTAGAATCAAGTGGGTTTCTATCGAGACCCTCAAATGGATTTTTAATAAATGACAGCTTGCTAGGCATTGAAAGCCGTCACAGCAAAGGGGTTTGGATAATTAATACTGCAAGTGGTCTAGAAGAAAACAGTTTAATAGATCAATCAATATTAGGAACACCCATTAATCCGACTAAGGTAGATTGGACTGCATACCCAACTATATTTATGTTAAACGGAGTAACAGATCACATATACGAAGTCCAATTAAGTAAAAATGAGAATGACCTTATTTCAAAATTGAATAAAACAAAGCTAGACTTACCGAAAGGCACTAGAATCATGCCAGATGCACGGAGCTTTTGGAGAAAGGATAATGATTTTTTTGTTGAGTTAGCACCCATAAATACATTCAAAAGTTCAAATCAATTTTATAAAAACTCTGGAAAATTTATAGGTGTTTTTGATAAAACAGGGAAATATAAATATCGTTTTCTACATTATCCAAAATCTTTGACTGACTTAAATGGTTTTTTAGAACCTGGCCCAACGTATAGTTCAGGGATAATAAACAATTCAAATCTAGCTATTTCCTTTCCAACTGAGAGAAAACTCATTATTTATAAAGAATCAACTTCTTATGAAGATTCCATAACAGTAAATTTCCCAAAAAGCAAATATTTCAATTTCAATCTGCCAATTCTAGATCAGGAAGTAAGTAATGGAATAGGTCCAAAAGAGAACAATCCGGCTCCACACTATTTTGGTGAGATTAAATCCGATGGCAACAATGTTTATCTACAATCTTTTATGAAAGACAATGAAAATTTGGAAAAATGGAGATTGACGTCTAATATTCTAAAATATGATATAGCCAAAAAAGAATGGACTGAAAGTATTAACCCAATAATTTTTTTTAACATGGGAGAATTAGCAGGTGTTTCTAATGACACTCTCTATTTTGTAGATGCTGGAATGATTACCAAAGAAGACAAATACATCAAACGCGCCGTCCTGAAACCTATTGAAGAATAAGGAGCATTCCGAAATATCAACTTACAGAATACCCCTCGTCACAATCATCGTAAGACTAAAGCAAAAAAGGTCTCCCGTTCGCACAGGAGACCTTTTTATATATTTGAAATGAATTGCTTAGGCGACTACTTTCTCAGCCAGCACCACGATCACATTGTCTTTGACTTCAACTACTCCGCCATCCACGATCATGGATTGCTTGCCCTCCGGAGTGGTAAAGGAAACAGTTCCCTTTGCCAACGCCGAAACAAGAGGAGCGTGATTGTTCAGCACCTGAAATCGAGCATGACTCAAGCGTTACACATTGAAACGATTATAATGCATGCGAGATTCCATATGGCCTTTAAAAGTCAAATTATAAACATATGAAATGATCCGTTGGCACCAGGGAAACTGGCCTCGGATACTTCATCTTATAATATGTATTCAGAAGCTCTCCTACTACCTACCCATAATTGCTCAAAAGGCTAGTTAAAACTTAAACTCCACAATATCCTCGTCTTCGCCGGATGATAATGCATAGATTACCTGCTTGTCTTCGTCCACAGTGATGAACTTCACACCTATGTCCAACTCAAAATGTCTCAGAAGATTACCTTCATAATCAAACTGAAATACAGTATGGCATTCAATTAATCCTGTTGATTTAATTTTAGTAACTTTCTTCCCACTATATAGCATGTAAATATGCTCATCACCCAAGAAAAAATCCTGATAAGCTCGAACGGCTTCGGGGTCATTCATGTAGTAATAAGGATCATCTGCAGATCTATAGGCCACTTCATAAGATGGAACTTCGAAATAAGGCCCCTCTACTACCAAAATCTCTTTGCTAGAATAATGCAAAATCTCAAAATGATCTCTGTCCATGGAATAGAAACCGAATTTGGTTTTGCTTTTGTTAGATGTAATATTTGATGCAAAAGCTGATTTTACTACATTGAGCGGAGGGTCCCCCGGAAGCATCCCTTTCCAGCTCCCATAACCCGTCAATACTTCTCCGGTATCACTATACTCCACGAATTTTTCCTCACCGGAAACCCTTAGGGCAAGCAGTGTACTATCTGTCAGCCAAACAATATCCGTCGCCATAATAAACTCAGGATTCCGCTGTTTCATCTGCCGCTGTGCTAGTTTGGCAGTACTGTCCTCTAAGGTAAACTCGGAGAAAACCTTATCGAAATTATAAGCCCAAAATCTGCCAGGGGTAGAACTGTAATCCATTGTCCAGATATAGGATATCTCTCCAGGCCCATAGCCCTCCACTCCCAGTCCATAAGCCCATTTTCTCTCTTTTACATCGATCACATGAAGAGGTGGATCCATAGCCTTATCCGAAACTATCAAATAGTCATCGACTAAAAATGGCTTTCTGGTATTATAAAACTTCTGAATCCCATAAGCTGTACCGGTTAACTGCTCCTTCTCAGGGAGATCATCTTTGTTGATTTTCACCCAAGTCTCCCCTGACCTGGATTCGGAGTCAGTCTTGGTAGTACACTGAAATAGCCCAATGAGCAATAATAGAAAAATGGTTCTCGACATGGGATAATACTAACTGGTTAAATAAAACATTAAAAATAGCGGAAGATAAATCTCCCGCTAAAAGAATGAATAAATAGGCTTAACTATCCACAGGACCACAAACAGGCCCCGGCCTGGAATCGGCATACTTCCATCCAAATCGGTCATCGCACACCGCTGAAGGTTCCTGACAGCAATCAGCCATAATTGTCACTTCCGCTTGTGCTTCTGGCTGAGAAACAAATGCAGATCCCACTACAATTCCCGCTCCCACCAAGAGCCCATAGGCTAGTGGATTTTTAAATAATTTACGCATAATTAAAGTGTTATATGGTTAAAAGAAATTTAAGTTATTCAAACCTCCCCCCCCCAACTAAAAAAATCAATCCTTCCAAACAACTATATAACCGTTAATAAAACTAAGACCTCTATTGGATTTGCTCTTTATTTAAAAATGCATCCTAGGGTCATAAAAATGTATTTCAAAAACCCTTTGCACATTCTACGTGCCTTTATGGCCAATAAAAACCAAAAGGTCTCCCATTCGCAGAGGAGACCTTTTTATATCTATTGAAATGAATTGCTTATGCGACTACTTTCTCAGCCAGCACCACGATCACATTGTCTTTGACTTCCACTACTCCGCCATCCACGATCATGGATTGCTTGCCCTCCGGAGTGGTAAAGGAAACAGTTCCCTTTGCCAAGGCAGATACAAGAGGAGCGTGATTGTTCAGCACCTGAAATGATCCATTGGCACCAGGGAAACTGGCCTCGGATACTTCACCCTGAAATACTTTTTTGTCCGGTGTGACGATTTCTAAATGCATCTGATTCGGAATATAAAAAAGCAAGCGACTAAGGATGTTCTAAGCCGCTGCTCTCGTGTCTAATTATTTAACTTCAGCCAACATTTTCTCTCCCTTAGCGATGGCATCTTCGATGCTACCTACCAAGTTGAAAGCTCCTTCAGGAAGGTGATCCAACTCACCGTCCATGATCATGTTGAAGCCTTTGATGGTATCTTTGATATCTACCAACACACCTTTCAAGCCTGTAAACTGCTCTGCTACGTGGAATGGCTGGGAAAGGAAACGCTGTACACGTCTTGCTCTGTGTACGACTTGCTTATCCTCTTCAGAAAGCTCTTCCATACCCAAGATCGCAATAATATCCTGCAATTCCTTGTAACGCTGAAGAATCTCCTTCACACGCTGTGCGCATCCATAATGCTCCTCTCCCAAGATATCCGGAGAAAGGATACGGGAAGTAGAATCCAAAGGATCCACCGCAGGATAAATTCCCAATTCGGCGATCTTTCTAGACAATACTGTAGTAGCATCCAAGTGGGCGAAAGTCGTAGCCGGAGCCGGATCAGTCAAATCATCCGCTGGGACATATACTGCCTGTACAGAAGTAATGGAACCGTTCTTGGTAGAAGTAATACGCTCTTGCATAGTACCCATTTCTGTAGCCAAAGTAGGCTGGTAACCTACCGCAGATGGCATACGACCAAGAAGTGCGGACACCTCAGAACCTGCCTGAGTGAATCGGAAAATGTTATCGATAAAGAATAGGATATCCTTACCTGCGCCATCACCTTCACCGTCTCTATAATATTCTGCCAAAGTCAAACCTGTCAAGGCAACCCGTGCACGTGCCCCTGGAGGCTCGTTCATCTGACCGAAAACAAAGGTTGCTTTAGAGTCTTCTAGTTTTTTCAAATCAACTTTGGAAAGATCCCATCCACCTTCTTCTTCAAGGCTATGGACAAAGTCATCACCGTAGGTCACGATGCCAGACTCGATCATTTCACGAAGCAAGTCATTTCCTTCTCTTGTTCTTTCACCTACACCAGCAAATACAGATAGACCCGCATAAGCTTTTGCAATGTTGTTGATCAACTCCTGGATCAATACAGTTTTACCTACACCGGCACCACCGAACAACCCGATCTTACCACCTTTTGCATAAGGCTCGATCAAGTCAATTACTTTGATACCTGTAAAAAGTACTTCTGTAGCTGTAGATAGATCCTCGAACCGAGGAGCAGATCTGTGTATTGGAAGTCTCTTACCAGCTGGAACAGGAGGCAAACCATCGATAGCTTCACCTACCACGTTGAAAAGACGGCCTTTGATACCTTCGCCAGTAGGAACAGAAATAGGAAGACCAAGGTCTCTCACTTCCATGCCACGAACCATCCCTTCAGATGAGTCCATTGCGATAGTTCTCACCCGATCTTCACCCAAGTGCTGTTGAACTTCCATTACGACCACTTGGCCATTTTCTTTGGTAACTTCTACCGCGTCAAGGATATTTGGCAGCTTGCCGCCTTCAAAGGAAACGTCCACTACGGGCCCGATCACTTGAGTTATCTTTCCAATATTTGCCATTTGATAATTGAAATGTAAAAAGGATGTGCTTTTTGAATTCGACCGCAAAATTAAGCAGAAAAGACGAATACCAAAGGATATTTGGGAAATTAATCTGCTAAGGTTCAATTTTTAATACCTTCTAAGTAGTGCTGGTTGAAAAACAGAGCAGACTGCTGAAGCTGAGACAGGAACATTTCCCCGCAGTTCCCGCCATTCCTGTAAAAGCCGCCTCTAATTTTAACAATTTCATCATTGTTTTTATTTGGATTCAATCTAGTTAAGCATACATTTGCAGTGTATTTGAAATCAATCTAAATAATGATAAGGCACGTTTTCTCATTTGCGCTAGTAGCTATCTCAATTTTTACCGCCTGCTCCCCTTCCCAGCAAGAAGAGAAAAGTAATGCGCAGGCTAAAATCATTACAGCAGGAGGCACCATTACGGAAGTAGTAGATGCACTCGGATTCAGCGATCAGATCATCGCTACCGACATTACCTCTACTTATCCTGCGGCTATGCAGAACCTTCCTTCCATAGGTTATAGAAACCAGATCAAAGCCGAAGGAATTCTAGCACTAGGGCCAGACATAGTACTTATAGAAGAAGGCTATCTTACACCTGATGTAGTCACACAATTGAAAGCGGCACAGGTAAACATCCACGTTTTTGCCAAGCCCAGCACCGTGGACGGCTCCAAAAAACTGGTCACTGATCTGGCAGCTTTTTTTGATGAGGAGGAAAAAGGCAAAGAAATTAATGCCTCTATTGATGCTGACATCGCTAGTCTCGAAACTTATTTAGAATCACAGGAATCCCAACCGAGGGCAATTTTCGTAATGGCCCGAGGCCCAGAGACAGTATTTATCGCAGGTGACAAAACCTTTGCTTCAGAAATGTTCAAATTGGCAGAAATTGAAGGAACGGCTACTGGATTCGACGAATTCGCCCCCTTGGCACCGGAATCTCTTGTATCTATGAATCCTGAATATTTGGTGTTTTTCGAATCAGGAATCCAAAGTTTAGGCGGCAAAGACGGCTTGGTGGCTATCCAGGGAATCGATCAAACCACTGCACATAAAGAAGGTAATATCGTATCCCTTGACGGACAATACCTTTCAGGTTTTGGGCCTAGAGTGGGAAAAGCTGCATTAGATTTAGCCAAAGCAGTACGTAAACAATAAGTATGAATTTCGCACTGAACCATACGAAGATGCAAAGTCAAAACCTTATCCTTTTTGGGTTTGGCTTGGTGCTGGTACTGGTTCTGATTGCCTCCCTTTCTCTGGGGGCTTATGGCATTCCATTTTCAAACACTTTGGCTATCCTACTAGATCAACTTGGTATAAGCTTGGGAAGCTATGAAATGCAACAGGCCAACGTGCTATTGCAGATCCGTGCCCCTAGGGTCCTTATGGCAATGCTGGTCGGCGGAGGATTGGGAATAGCGGGGGCAGCACTGCAAGGAATGTTCAGAAACCCCCTAGTTGAGCCGGGATTGATCGGCGTAAGTACCGGCTCTGCCTTGTTTGCGGTGATTTTTATGGTGCTTATACCCAGTGTTACATCATTGGCATGGATCAAAATGCTTGGCTTACCCCTATTTGCTTTTATCGGAGGGCTGATATGTGTGACTTCGGCGTACCAGCTTTCCAAATCCCAGGGAAGAACAGACGCCGCCACCTTGATTTTGGCAGGAGTTGCCATCAATGCACTGGCAGCGGCATTGATAGGGCTTGTACTTTTCTTTGCGGACGATTCAGCTTTGCGAAGCTTTACTTTCTGGAGTCTGGGCGATCTGGGAGGAGCTATCTGGAGCAAAATCCCCGTGAGCCTGATTCTAATAGGAGTTCCTTCCATCTTACTGTTGTTCCATTCCAGACATCTCAATGCCCTCGCTTTGGGTGAACAGGAGGCATTTCATATGGGTGTGAATGTGCAGCAGGTCAAAATAACACTACTTATCTGTAGCGCATTGATCGTTGGTGTAGGGGTATCTATGGTGGGAATGATCGGCTTTGTAGGTCTGGTTGTCCCTCATCTGATCCGGATTCTATTTGGAGCAGACCATAGATTGGTATTGCCTGGTTCTTTTCTTCTGGGAGCCATACTTATGAATTTCGCCGATCTAATCGCAAGAATAATTGTAATCCCGGCCGAAATGCCCATAGGAGTCATCACCGCTTTGATCGGTGCCCCCTTCTTTATCTGGCTTATTTTCAACCTGAATAAATCAAGAAACTGATGCTTCAAGCTTCTCAAGTACATTTTTGCATCCGCCAAAGACCTATCGTAGATGAGGTTAGCCTGGAATTGCATCCTGGAGAAATCCTGGCTGTATTGGGGCCAAATGGCGCAGGGAAATCGACTTTTTTTAAAATTCTCTCAGGAGAAATTTTCTGCAAACATGGCTCTATCGGCTACAATGGGCACGATATCCATTCACTCAAGGCCCGGGATCTCGCCTCTATCCGCGCAGTAATGCCACAACACACACAAGTCAACTTCCCCTTCACTGTACAGGAAGTCGTGGAACTAGGCCTGATCAGCACCAAAGTAAAACAGCCTGCCAAGCTTATCGAAGAAGTGTTGGAGGCCACCAACACAACCCATCTGAAAGACCAGGTTTTCAACAATCTTTCGGGCGGGGAAAAGCAACGCGTGCAGCTTGCCAGAGTGCTGGTGCAAATATGGGAAGCTAAGCCTTTTCCAAGGTATTTGCTTCTGGACGAACCTACCTCCAGCCTGGACATAGCACAGCAGCATGCAGTACTGAAAATCCTTCAAACCCTGAAAACAAGAAATATTGGAATTCTGGTGATTCTTCATGAGCTGAATCTTGCAGCCCAGTATGCAGATAAAATTGCACTGCTCAAAAATGGTCTGATCGCAAAAGCCGGGACTGTGGAAGAAGTATTGGAGGAAAAAATATTGGAATACGTCTTTGACTATCCTATTCAATTAATTAAAAATCCTGTAACCGGCGGAATGCTCATATCCACGGCAGCACAGGCAAATAAATCTCAACGCTCATTTAAACAAGCTTAACAATGGAAACTATCCAAGAATCCGCGCAATCCCTGAAGCAAGCATGGGACACTCTGAAAGAATCTGAACCGCAGCTAAGAATACGTGACGCAGCTGCCAAGCTTGGTGTGACGGAAGCACAACTTTTAGCCACTGGTATCGGTGCGAATGTGATCCGTCTGACTGATAATTTCACTGAACAATTAGAAGAGTTTCCAAAACTCGGCAGGGTGATGTCCTTGACTAGAAGTGAAGGCTGTGTATTGGAGCATAAAGGCCCATTTCAGAAAATCGAAATGCACCAAGCAGGTCCGCACAAAATTGCCACTGTAATCGGGCCTATAGAGCAGCGTGTATTTTTTGCAGGATGGAAATTCGGTTTTGCTGTCACCACGGAGACACCAAGAGGCACCATGAAAAGCTTGCAATACTTCGACAAAGCCGGTGAAGCGATCATGAAAGTTTACTTGCAGAAGAAATCGAACCCCGAAGCCTATGAAGAATTGGTGAAAAACAACACGGCTGCTGATCAGTCTTCCTACTTGGAATTAGAGGCATTTCCTACTCCGAAATACACTTCAAGAGAGGAATTAGACTTCGAAGCATTCTCCAAAGATTGGGAAACGATGAAGGATACCCACGACTTCTTCGGTATGCTTCGCAAATACAAGCTGAACAGGCAAGATGCTGTGAAGTGGATTGATGAAAAATGGGCGTATGAAGTGGACAGACTTTCTGCACGTAAAATCGTGGAAACTGCCGCTGAGACTAAACTTCCGATCATGATTTTCGCAGGAAACAAAGGCAATATCCAAATCCACCAAGGCAAAGTACAGACGGTACGTCAGATGGGAGATTGGCTCAATGTACTTGATCCTGATTTCAACATGCATCTGAATGAAAATGTGGTGGACAAAGCTTATGTCGTCCACAAAAACACGGAAGATGGCTTGGTATCCGCTGTAGAGCTTTTTGACAAAGAAGGTGAAATGGTTGCCCAGTTCTTTGGTTTGCGTAAACCCGGTCTTCCACAGAAGCCTGAGTGGAAAGCATTGGTCGATAGCCTTTAATTCAAAAATAAGGCGGGGGATAAAACTCCCGCCATTTCAAAAATTTTTATCCA from Algoriphagus sp. NG3 encodes the following:
- the atpD gene encoding F0F1 ATP synthase subunit beta: MANIGKITQVIGPVVDVSFEGGKLPNILDAVEVTKENGQVVVMEVQQHLGEDRVRTIAMDSSEGMVRGMEVRDLGLPISVPTGEGIKGRLFNVVGEAIDGLPPVPAGKRLPIHRSAPRFEDLSTATEVLFTGIKVIDLIEPYAKGGKIGLFGGAGVGKTVLIQELINNIAKAYAGLSVFAGVGERTREGNDLLREMIESGIVTYGDDFVHSLEEEGGWDLSKVDLKKLEDSKATFVFGQMNEPPGARARVALTGLTLAEYYRDGEGDGAGKDILFFIDNIFRFTQAGSEVSALLGRMPSAVGYQPTLATEMGTMQERITSTKNGSITSVQAVYVPADDLTDPAPATTFAHLDATTVLSRKIAELGIYPAVDPLDSTSRILSPDILGEEHYGCAQRVKEILQRYKELQDIIAILGMEELSEEDKQVVHRARRVQRFLSQPFHVAEQFTGLKGVLVDIKDTIKGFNMIMDGELDHLPEGAFNLVGSIEDAIAKGEKMLAEVK
- the rpsU gene encoding 30S ribosomal protein S21 — encoded protein: MIIVNVKENESIEKALKRFKKKFDKTGAVRELRARQAFTKPSVKRRAQVIKAAYKQHLQEEAAK
- the atpC gene encoding ATP synthase F1 subunit epsilon, translating into MHLEIVTPDKKVFQGEVSEASFPGANGSFQVLNNHAPLVSALAKGTVSFTTPEGKQSMIVDGGVVEVKDNVIVVLAEKVVA
- a CDS encoding BF3164 family lipoprotein, with product MSRTIFLLLLIGLFQCTTKTDSESRSGETWVKINKDDLPEKEQLTGTAYGIQKFYNTRKPFLVDDYLIVSDKAMDPPLHVIDVKERKWAYGLGVEGYGPGEISYIWTMDYSSTPGRFWAYNFDKVFSEFTLEDSTAKLAQRQMKQRNPEFIMATDIVWLTDSTLLALRVSGEEKFVEYSDTGEVLTGYGSWKGMLPGDPPLNVVKSAFASNITSNKSKTKFGFYSMDRDHFEILHYSSKEILVVEGPYFEVPSYEVAYRSADDPYYYMNDPEAVRAYQDFFLGDEHIYMLYSGKKVTKIKSTGLIECHTVFQFDYEGNLLRHFELDIGVKFITVDEDKQVIYALSSGEDEDIVEFKF
- a CDS encoding glycoside hydrolase family 16 protein; protein product: MKFLFILLFFALTSIVERDAQKQHKSFREDFKKAKSRYFRYGSTGTSADFKYQMGMQSPTEPNTTILAFRLNPEEEAGPGKGPEIISKKFTHFGSYSTRLKIPAVQDRQPDVGAVVGYFTYHEDDKEGLSEIDFEWLIADPRIIYVGTWTGEHGKLQRIGRIINLAEGKILETISKINYDGKPTALEGMQNMPETIPAIENYDASAQFYTYGFDWESDRLRWWMLHTETADTVVLWDYQGSKLGIPQHASKYRMNFWHTQDWAVEGNPKSLEKPAFPFELEVDWMEYQPVAN
- the recF gene encoding DNA replication/repair protein RecF (All proteins in this family for which functions are known are DNA-binding proteins that assist the filamentation of RecA onto DNA for the initiation of recombination or recombinational repair.), coding for MHLKSLELLQFKNHEKTRIQFSPEINCFVGLNGSGKTNILDGIHYLSLTKSAVQSSDSLNVQHQKDFFAIKGQFELAEKKQLEVRCTVELGRKKQIYQNGKALAKTSEHVGLIPLVLVAPDDTELIKGGSEGRRKFFDGLISQLDHAYLDQLIRYHHFLKQRNALLKKFAETGRRDLTLLDKYDTELIELSKELAVRRNELLRDMAPLLQSHYSEISQGQELVSVQYETEALREDFTEYFKSLRKKDLITKNSNAGIHKDDFGFMIGEHPIRKIGSQGQQKSYIIALKLSQFQIFENEKGEKPVLLLDDIFDKLDDLRIAQLMKLISQHTFGQIFLTDARPERSKKILSELGSEVFFFPIQGGTVTSET